In one window of candidate division KSB1 bacterium DNA:
- a CDS encoding LytTR family transcriptional regulator, which yields MKGHFGNLQVLRFFLSHISYPLLVIYPRNSTNIPNSSFNKNLWRENTGVKETLLRSSLKRLEQQIPFSFIVCCHRSFIINLRKVNSITGNANGYRLLLQKHD from the coding sequence TTGAAAGGACATTTTGGTAATCTCCAGGTTTTAAGATTTTTTTTATCCCACATCTCTTACCCTTTGCTTGTTATTTATCCAAGAAACAGTACAAACATTCCAAATTCTTCTTTCAATAAAAACCTTTGGCGAGAAAATACCGGGGTCAAAGAAACGCTGCTTCGGTCCAGTTTAAAGAGATTGGAACAACAAATTCCATTTTCTTTCATTGTTTGCTGCCATCGTTCATTTATTATCAATTTAAGGAAGGTAAACTCGATAACGGGAAATGCGAATGGATATAGGCTTTTATTGCAAAAGCATGATTGA
- a CDS encoding Arc family DNA-binding protein has translation MHNITIKNVPEELYEKIKITAKENRRSINNEIIKRLGDSLSSKKIDIKNLFSTLDNFYKNTNIPPLTDAIINEAKEEGRK, from the coding sequence ATGCATAACATCACAATAAAAAATGTTCCTGAAGAGTTATATGAAAAAATTAAAATTACCGCCAAGGAAAATCGAAGAAGTATCAACAATGAAATTATAAAACGATTGGGGGATTCCTTAAGTAGTAAAAAAATTGACATCAAAAACTTGTTTTCTACACTTGACAATTTTTATAAAAATACAAATATACCCCCACTTACTGACGCAATAATAAATGAGGCAAAAGAAGAGGGTAGAAAATGA